In Paenibacillus kyungheensis, the following are encoded in one genomic region:
- a CDS encoding MFS transporter, giving the protein MARSFFSRLEGNSRGCLAFEPFFLIPYSMFATYATLYMYQLGISETNIGWITTISLVFQVFSSFISGYLTDRMGRKKALLYFDIFSWSVATLVWAVSQNFWFFLVAAIINGFQRVPATSFYCLLVEDTKPQDRTYIFTLLQIIGVIGGLFAPLGGLLVYEYGLVPGMRIMYVIAFVLMTFQFIGRHLTTRETEMGYRKMKETRELGLKQSLVDYSGAIHDILQSKGLLLIFSVYILFNFQTTLKTTYLSLYLADYLHIDDGIISLVPAISSLIMLLTLWLLTPRIPEGAVYRSMMAGFALSVVSNIMLVFGPVHSLLWIGISTILAAVGMMISSPYLETAVANAIDDEKRAKIFSMLSVLILLFTSPAGIIGGWAYTLDPRIPIWLITGAFVGSYLLILMYRQSVKRIRAV; this is encoded by the coding sequence ATGGCTCGTTCTTTTTTTTCACGCTTGGAAGGCAACAGCCGCGGCTGTCTTGCCTTTGAACCTTTTTTTCTCATCCCTTATAGTATGTTTGCTACGTATGCGACATTATATATGTATCAACTAGGCATCAGTGAAACCAATATTGGTTGGATCACGACAATCAGTCTGGTATTTCAAGTATTTTCTTCATTTATTAGCGGTTATTTGACAGATCGTATGGGGCGCAAAAAAGCACTGCTCTATTTCGATATTTTTAGTTGGAGTGTAGCCACCCTCGTATGGGCGGTATCGCAAAACTTTTGGTTTTTCCTTGTCGCTGCAATTATTAATGGATTTCAGCGAGTTCCTGCGACTTCTTTTTATTGCTTGCTCGTCGAAGATACGAAACCTCAAGATCGAACATACATTTTTACATTACTTCAGATTATCGGTGTAATTGGCGGGTTGTTTGCTCCTTTGGGTGGTCTGTTGGTATATGAATATGGATTAGTTCCAGGAATGCGAATTATGTACGTCATCGCTTTTGTGTTAATGACTTTTCAATTTATTGGTCGCCATCTAACTACACGTGAGACAGAGATGGGTTATCGCAAAATGAAAGAAACACGTGAACTTGGGCTCAAGCAAAGCCTTGTCGACTACAGTGGTGCGATTCATGATATTTTGCAAAGTAAAGGATTGTTATTGATTTTTAGCGTATATATTTTGTTTAACTTTCAGACGACACTGAAAACGACATATCTTTCTCTATATCTAGCGGATTATTTACATATTGATGATGGCATTATCTCGCTCGTCCCTGCTATTTCGTCATTGATTATGTTGCTTACTTTATGGTTATTGACTCCGCGTATACCGGAAGGTGCTGTGTATCGGTCAATGATGGCTGGTTTTGCATTGTCTGTTGTTTCCAATATTATGCTTGTCTTCGGCCCTGTGCACAGTCTACTCTGGATTGGAATCAGTACGATTCTAGCAGCCGTTGGTATGATGATCAGCTCGCCTTATCTAGAAACGGCTGTAGCGAATGCGATTGATGATGAAAAGCGTGCCAAAATTTTCTCTATGTTGTCTGTATTGATTCTACTTTTCACTTCACCTGCTGGCATTATCGGTGGTTGGGCATATACACTTGATCCACGCATTCCGATTTGGCTCATTACCGGTGCTTTTGTCGGTTCGTATTTGTTAATTTTAATGTATCGTCAAAGTGTTAAACGTATACGTGCAGTATAA
- a CDS encoding response regulator, whose translation MYHILILDDEEPLREAIRILGEWDNLKISEIYEAINGQEGLSILREHHIDLIMVDMKMPGMNGVEFLKKVKQEYPDMLTIVISGYNDFEYTHQAIRSNVLDYLLKPVNRHELNDTLRKAVHLLQERQQQHQQKIQQHRALHVSLPKLKENIYQSLIDKRFKKQGNEDMLAMIGAEDDTCYHGAVVLRILNIEQVRRQRFYGDTSLLYFAIANVLNECTEDDIQYFCFANQRLEREMILVYHARHRYPQELGFAVQQRVRSLIQTLEHLLDLYIIAGSGTPSNDIQQLATAYEQGKHMIEQMNILELNRSMIIPYEQRNAIAESHSLCSRMPQIRTLLENGHFPQIHRIADELIAMIKQSPYLSMHMAEYSLHDFEGQLYEITRELDQRLLADDSAITNARKERIQIHTLDMMNIAQWEQHVHDIITYYAEMVRKSGGSRQSFHISDIRAYIDQHYFEEIKISMFTDKYYLSREYLMKLFKQEYQMGIHEYVQQLRMDKAKTLLNEEGLKIQEISEMLGYKDKNYFSKAFRNYYQLSPSEYRAQRSAISNK comes from the coding sequence ATGTATCACATTTTAATTCTGGATGATGAAGAACCGTTGCGTGAAGCGATTCGTATTCTAGGGGAATGGGACAATCTGAAGATTAGTGAGATCTATGAAGCAATCAATGGGCAAGAAGGATTGTCTATTTTACGCGAACATCATATTGATCTTATTATGGTCGATATGAAGATGCCAGGAATGAACGGTGTTGAATTTTTGAAAAAAGTGAAGCAGGAATATCCTGATATGCTGACCATTGTGATTAGTGGATATAACGATTTCGAATATACACATCAAGCGATTCGCTCGAACGTATTAGATTATTTGCTCAAACCTGTTAATCGACATGAATTAAACGATACATTACGCAAAGCGGTTCATCTATTACAAGAACGTCAGCAACAGCATCAGCAGAAGATTCAACAACATCGTGCACTGCATGTGTCTTTACCTAAATTAAAAGAAAATATCTATCAATCGTTGATCGACAAACGATTCAAAAAGCAAGGCAATGAAGATATGCTCGCTATGATTGGAGCAGAAGATGATACTTGTTATCATGGAGCTGTTGTTTTACGTATTCTTAATATAGAGCAAGTGCGCCGTCAGCGCTTTTATGGAGATACCAGTCTGTTATACTTTGCTATCGCTAATGTGCTGAATGAATGTACAGAAGATGATATTCAATATTTTTGTTTTGCTAATCAGCGCTTAGAACGTGAAATGATTCTGGTCTATCATGCAAGGCATCGTTATCCACAAGAACTTGGTTTTGCTGTACAACAACGGGTACGAAGCTTGATTCAGACTTTAGAGCATTTATTAGATCTCTATATTATAGCAGGATCAGGCACACCTTCGAATGATATTCAACAATTAGCGACAGCGTATGAGCAAGGCAAACATATGATTGAGCAAATGAATATCCTGGAGCTGAATCGCTCAATGATTATCCCTTACGAACAGCGTAATGCTATCGCAGAATCTCATAGTCTCTGCTCACGCATGCCTCAGATACGTACGTTACTTGAAAATGGACATTTCCCACAAATCCACCGCATAGCAGATGAGTTGATCGCGATGATTAAGCAGTCTCCTTATCTGAGTATGCATATGGCTGAATACAGTCTGCATGATTTTGAAGGGCAACTGTATGAGATCACCAGAGAATTAGATCAGCGATTATTAGCAGATGACTCAGCTATTACGAATGCCAGAAAAGAACGAATACAGATTCATACTCTGGATATGATGAATATTGCGCAGTGGGAGCAACATGTACATGATATTATTACGTATTATGCAGAAATGGTACGGAAATCAGGAGGGAGTCGCCAATCTTTTCATATCAGTGATATTCGAGCTTATATCGATCAGCATTACTTTGAAGAAATCAAAATTTCGATGTTCACCGATAAATATTATCTTAGTCGTGAATACCTGATGAAGTTATTTAAGCAAGAGTATCAGATGGGGATTCATGAATATGTACAGCAACTGCGAATGGACAAAGCCAAAACATTACTGAATGAAGAAGGACTCAAAATACAGGAAATTTCAGAGATGCTAGGGTATAAAGATAAAAATTATTTTAGCAAAGCTTTTCGTAATTATTATCAATTATCGCCTTCTGAATATAGAGCGCAACGATCAGCAATATCAAATAAGTAA
- a CDS encoding extracellular solute-binding protein produces the protein MFKKMMVLPITLVLSLSMLAACGNSTDTTDKGASSGGSTDGAVTINMFTASPEYTDAFNAYIEEYKKVKPNVTINLEIMQADYNTILKSRIAAGSTPDVFQTTAGGDIDTYADYSADLTNEPLAAAMTDAVRTNMTSTDGKVLGLPVKGNLFALIYNKELFAKAGITEPPKTIAEMDEAIKKLEAKGIKPFANAYKEWWVWKHIFQHYVDAAAIDAGMSSKDLVNKFIAGETTIKEYPALYNNFFAFIDTTVQYGTDKPLERDSNAEVSDFASGKAAMMTGKGAWDEEAIIKINPDFKMGIMGYPVSDKADQSMIITGADQALRINVESPVAKETIEFFNWLYTSDYGKNWFSQVAKVIPPIKDAPLPDLQMPKEMEEILKTEKSGDLSVNYSLDTFHQKFGEIMQAYIGKSKTKDQAVEEIQQAWIQLGSAQ, from the coding sequence ATGTTCAAAAAGATGATGGTCTTACCCATTACGCTTGTGCTGAGCTTATCCATGTTAGCAGCTTGTGGTAACAGTACAGATACAACAGACAAGGGCGCTTCTTCAGGTGGAAGTACAGATGGTGCTGTAACAATCAATATGTTTACCGCTTCTCCAGAATACACAGATGCATTCAATGCTTATATCGAAGAATACAAAAAAGTAAAACCGAATGTCACGATTAATCTTGAAATTATGCAGGCTGATTACAATACAATTCTCAAATCTCGGATCGCTGCTGGAAGTACACCGGATGTGTTCCAGACTACAGCAGGAGGAGATATTGATACGTATGCTGATTACAGCGCAGACTTGACCAATGAACCGCTAGCAGCAGCTATGACAGATGCTGTGCGCACGAATATGACTTCTACAGATGGTAAAGTATTAGGCTTACCAGTTAAAGGGAATCTATTTGCACTGATTTATAATAAAGAGTTATTTGCCAAAGCAGGCATTACCGAACCGCCTAAAACGATTGCTGAAATGGATGAAGCCATCAAAAAGCTAGAAGCTAAAGGAATCAAACCTTTTGCGAACGCTTACAAAGAGTGGTGGGTATGGAAACATATTTTCCAACATTATGTAGATGCAGCCGCAATTGATGCAGGTATGAGTTCCAAAGACTTGGTGAACAAATTTATCGCAGGTGAAACAACGATTAAAGAATATCCTGCACTATACAATAACTTCTTTGCTTTTATCGATACAACCGTACAATATGGCACAGACAAGCCGTTAGAACGTGATAGCAATGCAGAAGTGAGTGATTTTGCTTCTGGTAAAGCTGCTATGATGACAGGTAAAGGGGCTTGGGATGAAGAAGCAATTATCAAGATCAATCCTGATTTCAAAATGGGAATCATGGGTTACCCTGTGAGTGATAAAGCCGATCAATCGATGATTATTACAGGCGCAGATCAAGCGTTGCGAATTAACGTGGAATCTCCTGTAGCGAAAGAAACAATTGAGTTCTTCAACTGGTTGTATACATCAGATTACGGTAAAAACTGGTTCTCTCAAGTAGCAAAAGTCATTCCACCGATCAAAGACGCTCCACTTCCAGACTTGCAAATGCCTAAAGAAATGGAAGAAATCTTAAAAACCGAAAAATCTGGCGATCTATCTGTTAACTACTCATTAGATACATTCCACCAGAAATTCGGCGAGATCATGCAAGCCTATATCGGTAAAAGCAAAACTAAAGATCAAGCTGTCGAAGAAATTCAACAAGCATGGATTCAGTTAGGATCAGCTCAGTGA
- a CDS encoding M20 family metallopeptidase, whose product MTSNLKSQIATTIDQHAERFKAVSTYIGDNPELGNEEFKASARLKEELLFHNFTIEAPILGIETAFIATYTAQKSGPVVALLCEYDALPEIGHACGHHLICMMSVSAAVGLKAVVDEYGGTIRVYGTPAEETRGAKVPMAEAGLFDDCDFAMMAHPYYAYEESGISLAMDALQFEYFGKSAHAAASPQHGINALDSVLQLFNGINALRQQTRSDTRIHGIINQGGVAANIIPDYASAQFYVRSASREYTNELVEKVKRIAEGSALQTGCTLKVSNYEYSYDELITNTTLSEVFTNNLVSHGVARSDIHSGKDAGSLDLGNVSTHCPAIHPYIQVTTEKHELHSIGFRDRAQLPEALDAMIFGGKILAETAYDVISQPELLQQIKQEFVAR is encoded by the coding sequence ATTACATCCAACCTCAAATCACAAATAGCAACAACGATTGACCAACATGCCGAACGTTTCAAAGCAGTTTCTACATATATAGGAGATAATCCTGAACTAGGTAATGAAGAGTTCAAAGCATCTGCCAGATTAAAAGAAGAATTGCTATTCCATAACTTTACGATTGAAGCACCTATATTAGGGATCGAGACTGCATTTATTGCTACTTACACTGCTCAAAAGTCAGGACCTGTTGTCGCATTGTTATGCGAATATGATGCGTTACCTGAAATTGGACACGCTTGCGGTCATCATCTCATCTGTATGATGAGTGTCAGTGCAGCAGTAGGATTAAAAGCTGTAGTTGATGAGTATGGTGGAACGATTCGAGTCTATGGTACACCAGCAGAAGAAACACGTGGTGCTAAAGTGCCGATGGCAGAAGCTGGCTTGTTCGATGATTGTGATTTTGCGATGATGGCACATCCTTATTATGCCTATGAAGAATCAGGCATTTCTTTAGCAATGGATGCTTTGCAATTTGAATACTTTGGCAAATCTGCTCATGCCGCAGCTAGCCCGCAACACGGTATCAATGCACTGGATAGCGTGTTGCAACTATTCAATGGAATCAATGCTCTTCGTCAACAGACACGAAGTGACACGCGGATTCATGGCATTATTAATCAAGGCGGAGTAGCTGCTAATATTATACCGGACTACGCTTCTGCTCAATTTTATGTTCGTTCTGCTAGTCGTGAATATACCAATGAACTTGTAGAAAAAGTAAAACGTATTGCTGAAGGATCTGCTTTGCAAACAGGATGTACTTTAAAAGTGTCGAATTATGAATATTCGTATGATGAATTAATTACCAACACTACGTTATCCGAGGTATTCACTAATAATCTAGTCTCGCATGGAGTAGCACGCTCTGATATTCATAGTGGCAAAGACGCTGGGTCACTTGATCTGGGAAATGTATCTACACACTGCCCTGCGATTCATCCTTATATTCAAGTCACTACAGAAAAGCATGAATTGCATAGTATCGGATTCCGTGATCGTGCCCAGCTACCTGAAGCATTAGACGCAATGATATTCGGAGGCAAGATTTTAGCAGAAACAGCGTATGATGTGATAAGCCAACCTGAACTATTGCAACAGATTAAGCAAGAATTTGTAGCACGTTAA
- a CDS encoding sensor histidine kinase translates to MNSKRNIITGDEQQMGRKGNRLPVTKHPYFGRYVKVTKLKITAIWHVLSSRLLYKLVILFTSIIILVVTSLTVISYQMIRKESVKHSIESTANNLLLVNRNLQDYMDGIAQYSLPQLQYDDLIHAIMNEKQEYASRMYLENYLRRLYFGRSDLDGISLYIVQEQKYYSVSRESYNIASRSGYDQDIANQPWYNTVLHRTDNQYFQSLALTPADNSHLAQSDSFMAYHRVLRSIASRQPQAILTFYVNPSARDTILQDTSIDAGEHLIFTDANHIPFYVDDPLFYQSMLASGLIKQLQYQTSDPLTWTIDQQRYMVMYNTSTSNQWTLMKPILYSQIYEVANTTRNLSYLIGTGFLLISFALVTVLANEITRPLGHLSKQMNRFSSGEFEIEATVKGQDEIAHLTKHFNDMVRNTNELINERYRMKLVEQNAILKALEAELNPHFLYNALQAISTKALRSGRLDIADMVDNLAQTLRYCIGGKDIVMASEELKHIERYLSLQKARFGSRLQMTVHWDDSLLQLPIPKLSIQSLVENSIKHAVEQVSEPVMITITAHLTDQDVLITVRDNGPGISPDRLEQVLASFKQTFIEREGSHIGLQNLHTRLQILYGEQAGLLIASDKTGTELSMHIPQGGK, encoded by the coding sequence GTGAACAGCAAAAGAAATATCATTACAGGAGATGAACAGCAAATGGGGAGAAAGGGGAATCGTCTGCCGGTCACGAAACATCCCTATTTTGGTAGATATGTAAAGGTTACAAAGTTAAAAATAACAGCGATCTGGCATGTCTTATCCAGTCGCTTGTTGTATAAGCTAGTGATCTTATTCACATCTATTATTATTTTGGTGGTTACTTCATTGACTGTGATCTCTTATCAAATGATTCGCAAAGAATCAGTTAAGCATAGTATTGAGAGTACAGCGAATAATCTACTGCTCGTCAATCGCAATTTACAAGATTATATGGATGGAATCGCTCAATATTCTTTGCCACAACTACAATATGATGATCTGATTCATGCGATTATGAATGAGAAGCAAGAGTATGCTTCACGTATGTATCTGGAAAATTATTTACGACGATTGTATTTTGGTCGCAGTGATCTGGATGGTATTTCTCTATATATTGTGCAAGAACAGAAGTATTATTCGGTTAGTCGTGAATCATACAATATTGCTTCTCGTTCAGGATATGATCAAGATATTGCCAATCAACCGTGGTATAACACAGTGCTTCATCGAACCGATAATCAATACTTTCAATCCCTAGCTTTGACTCCAGCAGATAACAGTCATTTGGCTCAGTCTGATAGTTTTATGGCATATCATCGTGTATTACGCTCTATCGCTTCTCGTCAACCACAAGCGATTTTAACCTTCTATGTCAATCCTTCTGCGAGAGATACGATTTTGCAAGATACTTCGATAGATGCAGGTGAACATCTTATTTTTACTGATGCCAATCATATTCCTTTTTACGTAGACGATCCTCTTTTTTATCAATCTATGTTAGCAAGTGGACTGATCAAGCAATTGCAATACCAGACCAGTGATCCTTTAACATGGACGATAGATCAGCAGCGGTATATGGTCATGTACAATACATCGACTTCTAATCAATGGACATTAATGAAGCCTATTTTATATAGCCAGATTTATGAAGTGGCTAATACTACTCGTAATCTCAGTTACTTGATCGGTACAGGATTTTTGCTAATTTCATTTGCACTGGTGACTGTATTAGCGAATGAAATCACTCGACCTTTGGGGCATTTGTCCAAGCAAATGAACCGATTTAGCAGTGGAGAATTTGAGATTGAAGCCACTGTAAAAGGACAAGACGAGATTGCTCATCTCACCAAACATTTTAACGATATGGTGCGCAATACCAATGAATTAATCAATGAGCGTTATCGAATGAAATTAGTCGAGCAAAATGCGATTTTGAAAGCGCTTGAAGCAGAGCTTAATCCTCATTTTCTGTATAATGCGTTACAAGCAATTTCAACCAAAGCACTGCGTAGTGGCAGACTGGATATAGCGGATATGGTTGATAATCTAGCGCAGACGCTTCGTTATTGTATCGGTGGCAAAGACATTGTCATGGCAAGCGAAGAACTCAAACATATAGAACGTTATCTATCATTGCAAAAAGCACGCTTCGGCAGTCGTTTACAGATGACAGTTCATTGGGATGATTCGTTACTTCAATTACCTATCCCCAAATTATCGATTCAATCTTTGGTCGAAAATTCAATTAAACATGCAGTCGAACAAGTATCCGAGCCGGTTATGATTACAATTACAGCCCATTTAACAGATCAAGATGTGTTGATTACTGTACGCGATAATGGACCCGGTATTTCGCCAGATCGGTTGGAGCAGGTATTGGCATCATTTAAACAAACATTTATTGAACGTGAAGGCAGCCATATTGGACTCCAAAATCTGCATACCCGATTACAAATTTTATATGGTGAACAAGCGGGTTTACTGATTGCTAGTGATAAGACAGGTACCGAATTAAGTATGCATATACCACAAGGGGGAAAGTAA
- a CDS encoding amino acid ABC transporter ATP-binding protein yields the protein MINVKGLKKSYGKNEVLTGIDMDIAQGEVVVIIGPSGSGKSTFLRCLNLLEQPTAGEIHFENELITARKHDIDNTRKKMGMVFQHFNLFPHKTVLQNLTIAPIKVKKMNTNAANKIAEDLLHTVGLADKYNAYPSQLSGGQKQRIAIARALAMQPHVMLFDEPTSALDPEMVGEVLEVMQKLAHEGMTMVIVTHEMNFAREVGDRIIFMDAGQIVEQGTPEEVFGAPSHPRTQDFLSKVL from the coding sequence GTGATCAACGTTAAAGGTCTTAAAAAGTCATACGGCAAAAATGAAGTATTAACTGGCATCGATATGGATATCGCTCAAGGTGAAGTGGTTGTTATTATTGGACCGAGTGGATCGGGTAAAAGTACATTTTTACGCTGTCTCAACTTGTTAGAGCAACCGACCGCAGGCGAGATTCATTTTGAAAATGAATTAATTACAGCGCGTAAGCATGATATTGATAATACTCGTAAAAAAATGGGAATGGTGTTCCAGCACTTTAACCTTTTTCCACACAAAACGGTATTGCAAAATCTAACGATCGCACCGATCAAAGTGAAAAAAATGAATACCAATGCGGCTAATAAAATTGCAGAAGATCTATTACACACGGTAGGGTTAGCAGATAAATACAATGCTTATCCAAGTCAGTTATCTGGTGGACAAAAGCAACGTATTGCGATTGCGCGTGCACTGGCGATGCAACCGCATGTGATGTTGTTCGATGAACCTACATCAGCACTTGATCCTGAGATGGTTGGTGAAGTGCTAGAAGTAATGCAGAAGCTTGCTCATGAAGGCATGACGATGGTCATAGTTACCCATGAAATGAATTTTGCGCGTGAAGTAGGCGACCGTATTATTTTTATGGATGCAGGGCAAATTGTAGAGCAAGGTACACCGGAAGAAGTATTCGGGGCTCCAAGCCATCCACGTACCCAAGACTTTTTGAGCAAAGTATTATAA
- a CDS encoding carbohydrate ABC transporter permease, whose amino-acid sequence MKMGRKWSDRLQFGIFTLPVLICIAVAFYIPFVMTVRYSLTKWNGIAKHPKFVGLDNFHQIFTGDANFSSAAWFTIKYMVLYIVLVNVLAIVLALILDMKLRSTTWLRAAFFVPYILSLVIVGFIWKFIFMQGFESLGATTGWGIFAMSWLGEPGLAFISILGVSIWQSVGFYMVIYIAGLQAVPEDLKEAATVDGAGAFRKFFSITLPLLAPSITISVFMALTNSIKVFDVILSLTGGGPGGTTYSVAYDIYRDTFQNNLYGYGTAKALVLFIAVLVITFIQLGIFKRREVEA is encoded by the coding sequence ATGAAAATGGGGCGAAAATGGTCTGATCGATTGCAATTTGGCATATTTACTTTACCGGTGCTGATCTGTATTGCGGTTGCTTTTTATATTCCATTTGTAATGACTGTACGTTATTCATTGACCAAATGGAATGGAATCGCCAAGCATCCTAAATTTGTAGGACTGGATAATTTCCATCAAATTTTTACAGGGGATGCGAATTTCAGTAGCGCGGCATGGTTCACGATCAAATATATGGTGCTGTATATTGTACTGGTCAATGTGCTGGCGATTGTACTGGCATTGATTTTGGATATGAAGTTACGGTCTACTACATGGTTACGGGCGGCATTTTTTGTCCCTTATATTCTGAGCCTCGTTATTGTGGGCTTTATCTGGAAATTTATTTTTATGCAAGGATTTGAATCGCTGGGAGCCACTACAGGCTGGGGGATATTTGCGATGAGCTGGTTAGGTGAACCCGGGCTTGCTTTTATCTCGATTCTAGGTGTGTCGATCTGGCAATCGGTTGGATTTTATATGGTGATCTATATCGCAGGATTGCAGGCTGTACCTGAAGATCTCAAAGAAGCCGCTACGGTTGATGGTGCAGGCGCATTTCGCAAATTTTTCAGTATTACTTTACCTCTACTCGCTCCATCGATTACGATCTCGGTCTTTATGGCGCTTACGAACTCAATCAAAGTGTTCGATGTGATTCTTTCACTTACCGGTGGTGGACCGGGTGGAACAACCTATAGTGTCGCTTATGATATTTATCGTGATACGTTCCAGAACAACTTATACGGCTATGGAACTGCCAAAGCACTTGTGTTATTTATAGCGGTACTTGTAATTACATTTATTCAACTTGGTATCTTCAAACGCAGGGAGGTTGAAGCCTGA
- a CDS encoding ABC transporter substrate-binding protein/permease: MKVCKSLFAVCFSVLIVFLAVAPMASAAQDTGKKVVVGLSADFAPYEFRKNINGKDEIVGSDIEIAKRVAADMGAELQIQDIAFDSLLPALDSGRIDMIISGMTPTDERRQNVDFSDTYYISRQVIVTRAEDKTKYKTMDSLKGAAIGVQRGSIQQDIAEGIQGAKLSPVDKVSDIMLQLESNRVDAAVMEGPVAEGQVLNHPDLAITDIQIPDSDTPMAIAVQKGNTELLGQINKTLAELKANDEIDKFVEAAFKLNSGETDGETAEQIKDKPKPNIFQIFWDYRSYYWQGIQYTLFLSAMGVLFGFIIGLIVSLLRLSQISVFRWLAMTYIEILRGTPMLVQLLIIHYGIAQAFNINFTVLESGIITLSINSSAYLAEIFRAGIQGVDRGQTEAARSLGMSYGATMRHIIIPQAIKSVLPAIGNEFVVIIKESSIVSFIGVADLMFQAQAVRSITYSALSPLIIAAAIYFVMTFILSKLLGIVERRLSASDQR; encoded by the coding sequence TTGAAAGTATGTAAATCGTTATTTGCGGTTTGCTTTAGTGTGCTGATTGTATTTTTAGCAGTAGCACCGATGGCGTCCGCCGCACAAGACACAGGTAAAAAAGTAGTTGTAGGTTTAAGTGCAGATTTTGCACCTTATGAATTTCGTAAAAATATAAATGGCAAAGATGAGATTGTAGGATCAGATATTGAGATCGCTAAGCGAGTCGCTGCCGATATGGGAGCAGAACTGCAAATTCAAGATATTGCGTTTGACAGTTTGTTACCCGCGCTAGATAGCGGCCGGATTGATATGATTATTTCAGGGATGACACCTACAGACGAACGTCGTCAAAATGTAGATTTCTCAGATACGTATTATATTTCTCGTCAAGTGATTGTAACTCGTGCAGAAGACAAAACAAAATATAAAACGATGGATAGCTTGAAAGGGGCTGCGATCGGTGTACAAAGAGGTTCAATTCAACAAGATATCGCAGAAGGTATTCAAGGAGCTAAGTTATCTCCAGTTGATAAAGTATCTGATATTATGTTGCAATTGGAATCGAATCGTGTAGATGCAGCAGTGATGGAAGGCCCTGTAGCAGAAGGTCAGGTGCTTAATCATCCTGATCTTGCAATCACCGATATTCAAATTCCAGACAGCGATACACCAATGGCGATTGCTGTCCAAAAAGGAAATACTGAATTATTAGGTCAAATTAACAAAACATTAGCAGAACTCAAAGCTAATGATGAAATTGATAAATTCGTAGAAGCAGCTTTCAAGCTTAATTCAGGTGAAACTGATGGTGAAACAGCAGAGCAAATCAAAGATAAACCGAAGCCGAATATTTTCCAAATTTTCTGGGATTATCGTAGTTACTACTGGCAAGGCATTCAATACACATTGTTCTTATCGGCGATGGGTGTATTGTTCGGATTTATTATTGGATTGATTGTATCATTGTTACGTTTATCACAAATCTCTGTATTCCGCTGGTTAGCGATGACCTATATTGAGATTTTGCGTGGGACACCGATGCTTGTTCAATTGTTGATTATTCACTACGGTATCGCACAAGCATTTAATATTAACTTTACCGTCTTAGAATCTGGTATTATCACATTATCTATTAATAGTTCTGCTTATCTAGCTGAAATTTTCCGTGCAGGTATTCAAGGCGTGGATCGTGGACAGACAGAAGCAGCACGTTCACTAGGTATGTCTTATGGCGCAACAATGCGTCATATTATTATTCCACAAGCAATCAAAAGTGTATTGCCAGCGATCGGTAATGAATTTGTCGTCATTATCAAAGAATCATCAATCGTTTCCTTTATCGGAGTAGCCGACTTGATGTTCCAGGCACAAGCAGTTCGTAGTATTACGTATTCTGCATTGAGCCCGTTGATTATTGCGGCAGCGATTTACTTTGTTATGACATTTATATTGTCCAAACTACTAGGTATTGTAGAACGGAGGTTGAGTGCAAGTGATCAACGTTAA